The sequence CATTTCACAGGGTTACTCCTTTCCCAGCCCAAAATAGGTTTGAGCCAGAGTAACACAAAAGTAGAGGAAGTTAGAGCCAAAAAAGGCTTTTAATCGGTAATTTTACATCGTTAAGCGCCTAATACATCAATTTTCAGTCGAGCCATTCAGTTGCGGCAGCCGATCGATTTGAAAATACTGATGAAATTTCTCCGTTACTTGTAGCCAATAAGACCTCCCATCTGCCTGTCGCCGTTTGCGAATATACCCCAGTTCGACGAGTTCCTGGACTTGCTGATAAGCTCCAGAACCGCGCAGATCGACTAATTCTGTTTGGGATATCGGCCCTTTGAGGGCGATCGCTGCCAGTGTTCGCAAAGCTCCCACCCCTAATTCTGGTGGTATTAAATTTTGCATTAATTCCTGGAAAGTTGTCCGCAGTTGCAAGCTGTAACCCTCTGGAGTTTCCACAACTTCTAAGGCGCTGTCTCGATGAGCGTAGTCAGCGACGAGTTCTAGCAGCGCGTCCTGAGCTTTGGCCTTGCTGCATCCAGCATACTCGGCGATCGCTGCAATGGAAAGAGGCTGTCCTTTTAAGTAGAGAATTGCTTCAATCTTCGTTGCCAAACGATCCGACATAACTATTAAAAATTAAGAATTGCCAATTGCAAATGGGTTAATTTGCGTCTGGGATATTGGGATTGTTTGACCCTTCGTGGAACGATTATAGCACTAATAATGCGCCTTGGTTCTACTCCTGTGCCAAGTTTGTCAATGCAGTATTCGATTAACAACTGAGTGGCGAAAAATCATATTGAGCGCTAAAGATATTTGTTACTTTCTTGAATTCCGATGTCATTATTCTGGATAAAATCTGTCGATATTTGTCTGGCCTGCACGTCTTCAATATTTACACCAAACAAGCTTCTCCAGCTAATAGATCAATTTTAGCAAAGTTTACCTGGAATTTATTTCTCATACATATTCTCTCATCAGTCTATTAATCCATTATTGTAGCTGTCAATTTAAATACGATAGCAAATATATTTTTCTGTTTTCACCTTTTTTACTTTTTAATTTAGTTGTCTTCCGGTAACTGCAACAAAGATATATTTACAATTAGAGGTGCGAACTATCATAGCAGTTTTATCCGCTTGTCTGTCAATATCCATATTTCATAGTTCCAAATTAACAAAAAACTATCCTATCTTAATATTGACATAAATGACTTTTTTTGATATGGAGATAACAAAATAACTTCTACCTAATCAAAGCACAAATCGAGAAGCATAATTTTAGCCGAAATTGGCAATATTAATTTGCGTAACAAAATAGGCTGAGATGATGGCGCGATCGCAAACATTCACTAGCGGTTGAGTTTGCTGTCCGCAAATACCCATAGAAAGATATATTTTGAATAGGCTGTCTGCAAAATTTCAAGCTTTACCGATGAAGTCATATATCGCCGCCGCCATCCAAATGACTAGCGTACCTGACCTGCAAAAAAACCTGGTTCAGGCAGAAGAATTAATTGAACTTGCCAAAGGGCGGGGTGCCGAGTTGGTCTGTTTGCCGGAAAACTTTGCTTTTATGGGCGAAGAGAAAGACAAAATTGCCCAAGCGGAAGTGATTGCCCAGAGTAGCGAAAAATTTCTCAAAACAATGGCGCAACGCTTCCAGGTCACTATCTTGGGCGGTGGCTTTCCTGTTCCCGTCAGTACTGGTAAATTTTACAACACTGCCCTCTTGATCGACCCCAGCGGTCAAGCGCTAGCCCGTTACGAAAAAGTTCACTTATTTGATGTTAACTTACCCGACGGCAACACCTACCGAGAATCTAGCACGGTAATGGCCGGAAACCGCATACCGCCTGTTGCTCCCACCAAAGAGTTGGGAAATTTGGGACTTTCGGTGTGCTACGATGTCCGCTTCCCGGAACTTTACCGTCACCTATCGCAAATGGGAGCCGATGTGCTGTTTGTGCCAGCAGCTTTCACTGCTTATACTGGTAAGGATCACTGGCAAGTATTAATTCAAGCCAGAGCGATCGAAAATACCTGTTACGTCATCGCACCAGCGCAAACTGGGAATCACTACGGTATGCGCCATACCCACGGACACGCCACGATCGTTGACCCTTGGGGTACAATTTTAGCCGATGCTGGGGACAAACCCGGAGTTGCGATCGCAGAAATCAATCCCATTCGCCTCGAACAAGTCCGCCGTCAAATGCCTTCTCTCCAACATCGCGTTTTCTAATCGGAAATTCGGTCTTTTCGGGTCAATTATGCCTACACTCTACCGCTTGCGGGAGTGTAGGTAGTTTACTCATTACTCATCACTAACTCAATCAATTGTTCCACCCTCACTTCCAATTCCGCTTTGTAAGCTAATTCCTCGATCCATAGTTTTGGGATAGACTCATACCCAAACTTAGCGCCCAACATTGCACCAGCTACAGCAGCATTTGTATCTGCATCTCCACCTTCATGTATAATTTGCAACACCCCATCGGCGTAAGATGGAGCGTTTTGCAACGCCCAAAATCCCGCACTCATGGTTTTGAGAGTATATCCCATACTCCTTTCATCTCCCAGTTGTAAAGCTTCTATGGATGTTGCTTTCGATCTCTCAAAATATTCCCATATTTCTGAATGGTATTGGGCTACTTCTGCTGCAATTTCTGCGACTAAATTTTCAATATTTGTTACCCCTCTCAATAAAGCGCTAATTGTCAGAGAAACCGCCACGCAAGAAGCCACGCAGCGCGGATCGTAGTGAGTTATTTGGCAAACTTTGCTAGCATTCTCTCTCACTTTTTCAGGAAACAGATACTCCCATACACCCAAAATAGAAGTTCGCATCACCCCACCGTTAGCAGCTGCTTCCTTACCATAACTTTCCCAAAAATGTTGAGCAGCTACATAATAGTTATTCTCAAAATCAGGCTGGAAAAAGTCAATTGCAGATAAATAACGAGAAAAAAGAACGCAGTGTGTTGAATAACCCAATCCAGGATTGCCAGCAGATGCCCACTGATAAAATCTTATGCCAATATCCCACAAATTTAAACGCTGTTGTGCCAGCAAACTATCGAGAATGCAAAGCATCATATCGGTGTCATCAGTCCAATCACCGTACACCCAGCAGGAACGATGGCGATCGCGTACAATTTGGCTATAATTTTGCAATCCATCCGGGTAATATATCGATACTTGCGATTTTAATAATCCTTCAGCGCCTAAGCCTAAAGCATCGCCAACTGCTTGTCCGTAAATAACACCGCGAATTTTGTCAGCTAAATTGGTATTCTTAATTTTATTTGAGTTATTTTTCCTGCTTTCAGTTTCACCTGAACGCACTTTTTCCCGAATCCTTTCCAGAATAGCTCTGATATAAATGGTACCGTTTTCATCAGGTTCAACGCCATAGCGTTGCCAGTAATTTCGTTCAGCCCACAAGCAAGTTCGCAGTTCGGACAAACTAGAAGGTAAAATATTGTTATTACCATAATATTGCTTACTTTGCTTGCCAAAGAAAATCGCTTTTTCTAAATTATCCCAATCATTTATTACATTATAAGTTAAAGCAAATTCCCAAAAATTTTCCCAAGCAGCATCGACAGCAGGAATAAGTAATTCTGTTAAATCTGCATTAGCAATAGGTTGAAGAAAAATTTTTATCGTGTTTACCCAGTCAGTCCCAATCCAATCTAAATCTCGGCTGGGAAACACCCGTTTGTAGAGACGATCGCTAAAACCCAGCGCTACTTCCATTCCGCCAGCTTCAGCATAGTTAGAAGAGTGAATAATCACCGGACATTGAACTTTCGCTGCTACCAAATAATCGACCACATCTCTACCAGTTCCGGGATCGAAGATTTCTCCATCCCGCCAATAACTGCTTCCCAAATCGCGATCTAAACTAATCAAAGCGCAGAATTGCAAGCACTCTTTCAGCCATGCGATCGCATCTGGGGCGTTATCAAAAAATATCGCCGACCGGGTAGAAAAAAATTCGCCCAGATATCGCTTCATTTCCGCTTTTCGTTCTAAGTTATCTTCTAAAATCGTAATGTACGATCGGCTTAGTGGCGACATATAAAGAGATAGCCAAAATAAAAAGGAGAGGAAAACTTAATTTGTTTCCCTCTCCCTAGTTATACCAGAGGCAAATTTAATTAGACAGATACAGCTGCCTTAGTCACAACATTCAATTCGCCCTTAGCGTATTTAGCAGCATAGTCATCCAAAGAGACTTGCTTGATCTTGGTAGCATTGCCAGAAGTACCGAAAGCTTGGTAACGCTCAGCACAAACTTTCTGCATATACTTAATCGAAGGCTTCAGGAAGTGACGGGGGTCAAATTCCTTGGCATCTTTCGCCAAAGCTTCGCGCACGGCTGCCGTGATTGCCAAACGGTTGTCGGTATCAATATTTACCTTGCGAACACCGCTCTTGATACCTTTTTGGATTTCTTCCAGAGGTACACCGTAGGTTTCGGGGATAGCACCACCGTATTGGTTGATCAGAGCGATCAAATCTTCTGGCACGGAGGAGGAACCGTGCATTACCAGGTGGGTGTTAGGCAGACGACGGTGAATTTCTTCGATGCGGCTGATAGCCAAGATTTCGCCAGTTGGCTTGCGGGTGAACTTGTAAGCGCCGTGGCTGGTGCCAATTGCTACTGCCAGAGCATCAACTTGAGTTTGTTCTACGAAGTCAACTGCTTGGTCGGGGTCGGTCAGCAGTTGGGAGTGATCCAGCTTTCCTTCAAAGCCGTGACCGTCTTCCGCTTCACCCATACCGGTTTCCAGAGAACCCAAGCAACCCAGTTCGCCTTCTACGCTAGCACCGATCGCGTGAGCAACCTTCACCACTTCGCGGGTAACGCTGACGTTGTACTCGTAGCTGGCTGGAGTCTTCGCATCGGCTTCCAAGGAGCCGTCCATCATCACGCTGGTGAAACCGTTCTTGATGGCAGAGTAGCAGGTGGCTGGTTCGTTGCCATGATCTTGGTGCATGACAATGGGGATGTGGGGATAGGTTTCCACAGCCGCTAAAATCAGATGGCGCAGGAAGTTTTCGCCAGCATATTTGCGAGCGCCGCGAGAAGCTTGCAAAATCACGGGGCTATTCGTCTCTTGAGCAGCCTGCATGATGGCTTGGATCTGCTCCATGTTGTTGACGTTGTAAGCTGGAATACCGTATCCGTTCTCAGCCGCGTGATCCAACAGCAGCCGCATAGGTACAAGCGCCATAAATCATCCTCCTAAACGTTAGTCGTCAGCTAGTTAGTTTCAGACCAGCGGAATTATTACAATAATCTTAAGATACTTTACAACTTCTCGGAACATATATCTACAGATTGAGTTATTAAAGTTCGCGACTACTTTGTATAAGAATGTTTAATATAAAAAAATGGGTCGCCCGGGATTCGAACCCGGAACTAATCGGTTAAAAGCCGAGTACTCTACCGTTGAGTTAGCGACCCGAATTATTTTTTTTGACAACGTTGACTAATGTAGCACAAACAAAAAGAAATAGTCAAGCTGTTTGTCGAAAAGAAATGGGAAGCAGGCCGAGGGGCCAACGAGAATATATTTAGAAAAAGCTTGCCGTCAAACTAACAAGCGTTTCAAAAGTTGCTTCCGGTTCTACATGAATCAAATTTTCACCAGTATTGAGCGCGTTACGAGGGGCGCTCCAAGGTTCCAGGCAGTAGTAATCTTTACCTTTTACAGTCCAGAATACCAGGGTAGAATAGGCTTCATCGTAACTGAGGGATAGCCGGAGGTTGCGACTGGTGTCAGTAACGCTGGCGAATGGACTTCTGACATCCCGGAATGCCACATCGATTTCATCGGTGTCGAAGTCAAAGCTACCCGTAAAGGGATGGATTGTCTTGTTTCGTTGATCTTGGTACTCGGTGGCGGGAATCCTGAACTGCAACTGCGTCTTGTCAAACGTATAAAAATAAGGATGCAGACCCGTGGAAAACGACATCTGCTCGTCAGATAAATTGGTATAACATTGGCGAATTTGCAGCGTGTTGCCCCTAATCTGGTAAGTAAAGCTGAGTTTGAAGTCAAACGGGTATACTTTCCGAGTTACATCGTCACTTTCCAAAACCAGGGTAATGCTCACTTGGTCTTGCGTGACTTGATTGGCCACTTCCCAGGGGAGGTCGCGAGCAAAGCCGTGTTGTTTGAGGGTGTATTGCTTCTCTTTATGGGTGTAAGTATTGTCGGGTAAATTACCGCAGATGGGAAACAGGATCGGAATTCCACCTCTAACGCTCAAGTTTGGATCGGCAAATCGCTCTGCATCCAGGTAGAGGATTTCTTGACCTTGGATACGCCATCTGGTAATGATACCCCCTCGCTCTGGAACGACTTCTAGCTCGGATTGAGATGAAAGGTCGGAGAGGATGTAGGTTTTGTATTGCTGCTCTTTGACTGCGATCGCCAACACTGGTGCTGTTCCTGCTGGAAATAGATGTGGTAATCCCACTACTTTACAGGCGATCGGTCGCCGCTTAAAGTAGTCGCTGCCACGCTTGTCCCAAAAGTGCGATCGTCTGCAACACTAGAAATATGCAGCATTTGCCTATTGCCTGCATATTTCCTTTCGGGTTCCGTGTGTCCTTCAGGCAGCACCAGATGCCAAAATTTCCCGATCTTTACAGAATTTTTGCACATACACCCCCCTTTTCTTTACACATTTTTTACAGTTCCCCCTATAAGCTATTACATAAGTCCGATGTCTCTGTTGCGATCTTACGGCTGCAATACTCAGCAGTACTTGACTTTCTGCGGCCAAAATCACATATTTTGCGACTCAGTGACCAAAATCACAGTACAATAGGGCAAAATATCACAAGCAGCTGCGGGTCTCCATCATTTACTTAATCAGAGAGATGTTTGACACTTATAGTAACGATTAACGCATCAAGGATTCTCTGAGACGTTATGATTCGCTCACTGGTAAAATCTGCTTTTCAAACAGGGTGTTTAAGTGTTGCTTCTGAAGGTCTGATTGGCCAGGTACTGGCCAATAAGGGCTACCAGTCAGCTGATTTAGACGCCGTAGTGACCTTATACAAGGCTCTCAACTCCGGTCAGATTGAAAGAGAGGCGCGGGGGGACGTAACGCGAAGCCTAGCCGAGTACGCCCAAATTTATCCGATCCCTATCCACTCGACGCCAATAGCTTGCTAAGACAATTTTTCTACAGCTAAATATATAACTGCGACATTGAGCTCGGTCTAGTTTGTGTCGGCAACTAACGGCGAAGCCCTTTTCAAGGGACTTTGCCGTTATATTGTTTTGGAAGTGCCCGCTCTTGAGTTCTGTCAGTTGAGTATGGTGTAAATTAAGACAAAAAAATAGAGTATGCCAGTTCGCAGACTTGCCCTTAAGATTATAGAATCGATATAGGAATACCCATAGCTTTGACAAGGTAGGCAAAATAAAAAAAGCAAAATTTTTAGATTTTACCTGACTCAAAGCTGGGAATTCAGATGAAAGCGTCCCGCTTGTGTTACGATACCCGCAGACAAGTTCTAAACTGGATTTCAGCAATGGGCTGCTAGACGCTGCTCCAAAAGCAATTATACTCTTTCCGAGTAAGCGTGAATCCAGGGTAAGCAATTTGCGAGTGCGATCACCGTAGTGCGATAACCTAACCTGTGTTTACGGCAGGCTGCGCCAACGGAAAATCTCCTTTCTGTAGGAGGTAAAAGGTTAAAAGTTAAAAGTGAAGAATCTAGGAGCCAGAATCGATCTACCATAATTGCACCGAAATCCGTATAATATTACGAACAAAAACCCGTTTCTGACTCCAGATGACTGCTTTTTTAGTTTTTAGACTAGCATTGGTACGGCATTAAATTGGCACGACCTAAGAATTATATTTGCTGGAGCTATCGCGGTCACTTTTGGCTGCGAAGCACTGAGGAAGCCAGTTTTTCCGGTAACGCTAAGTTCTTTTAGCGTAAATTTTGCCCAACTATAATTTTTAATTTAGTTGGGGTACGTTCAAGAATTCCCTGTTCAGGAGAAACAATACATGCTACACCGCAAGATCTATCAACTCTGTTGCGATGGTCGAGAAGTCTGTGTTTTCTTGCGGGACCAGCAACGTTGGATAGAACGCGCTCGCATCATCGATATTGAAGGAGATTTAGTTACATTACGTTATGAAACAGAAGAAGATGATGAAATTTCTTCTTGGGAAGAGATGGTGCGCCTAGAAAGCATTGGTGCTGTCAGTCAGAAATTAGCATCAGTACCGAGAGGTAATGTAGAACCGTTGGTTTCAGATGATTGTCCCGAAGCCGAACAAATTCGCAATCATTACCCAGACTCCAATTTAGATTAATCTAATTAGGGGCTGTTTGGACTTTAATCAATTCAGTTTTAGCCCAGCAT comes from Aerosakkonema funiforme FACHB-1375 and encodes:
- the scpB gene encoding SMC-Scp complex subunit ScpB is translated as MSDRLATKIEAILYLKGQPLSIAAIAEYAGCSKAKAQDALLELVADYAHRDSALEVVETPEGYSLQLRTTFQELMQNLIPPELGVGALRTLAAIALKGPISQTELVDLRGSGAYQQVQELVELGYIRKRRQADGRSYWLQVTEKFHQYFQIDRLPQLNGSTEN
- a CDS encoding carbon-nitrogen hydrolase family protein, producing the protein MKSYIAAAIQMTSVPDLQKNLVQAEELIELAKGRGAELVCLPENFAFMGEEKDKIAQAEVIAQSSEKFLKTMAQRFQVTILGGGFPVPVSTGKFYNTALLIDPSGQALARYEKVHLFDVNLPDGNTYRESSTVMAGNRIPPVAPTKELGNLGLSVCYDVRFPELYRHLSQMGADVLFVPAAFTAYTGKDHWQVLIQARAIENTCYVIAPAQTGNHYGMRHTHGHATIVDPWGTILADAGDKPGVAIAEINPIRLEQVRRQMPSLQHRVF
- a CDS encoding ADP-ribosylglycohydrolase family protein produces the protein MSPLSRSYITILEDNLERKAEMKRYLGEFFSTRSAIFFDNAPDAIAWLKECLQFCALISLDRDLGSSYWRDGEIFDPGTGRDVVDYLVAAKVQCPVIIHSSNYAEAGGMEVALGFSDRLYKRVFPSRDLDWIGTDWVNTIKIFLQPIANADLTELLIPAVDAAWENFWEFALTYNVINDWDNLEKAIFFGKQSKQYYGNNNILPSSLSELRTCLWAERNYWQRYGVEPDENGTIYIRAILERIREKVRSGETESRKNNSNKIKNTNLADKIRGVIYGQAVGDALGLGAEGLLKSQVSIYYPDGLQNYSQIVRDRHRSCWVYGDWTDDTDMMLCILDSLLAQQRLNLWDIGIRFYQWASAGNPGLGYSTHCVLFSRYLSAIDFFQPDFENNYYVAAQHFWESYGKEAAANGGVMRTSILGVWEYLFPEKVRENASKVCQITHYDPRCVASCVAVSLTISALLRGVTNIENLVAEIAAEVAQYHSEIWEYFERSKATSIEALQLGDERSMGYTLKTMSAGFWALQNAPSYADGVLQIIHEGGDADTNAAVAGAMLGAKFGYESIPKLWIEELAYKAELEVRVEQLIELVMSNE
- the fba gene encoding class II fructose-bisphosphate aldolase (catalyzes the reversible aldol condensation of dihydroxyacetonephosphate and glyceraldehyde 3-phosphate in the Calvin cycle, glycolysis, and/or gluconeogenesis); the protein is MALVPMRLLLDHAAENGYGIPAYNVNNMEQIQAIMQAAQETNSPVILQASRGARKYAGENFLRHLILAAVETYPHIPIVMHQDHGNEPATCYSAIKNGFTSVMMDGSLEADAKTPASYEYNVSVTREVVKVAHAIGASVEGELGCLGSLETGMGEAEDGHGFEGKLDHSQLLTDPDQAVDFVEQTQVDALAVAIGTSHGAYKFTRKPTGEILAISRIEEIHRRLPNTHLVMHGSSSVPEDLIALINQYGGAIPETYGVPLEEIQKGIKSGVRKVNIDTDNRLAITAAVREALAKDAKEFDPRHFLKPSIKYMQKVCAERYQAFGTSGNATKIKQVSLDDYAAKYAKGELNVVTKAAVSV
- a CDS encoding aldose epimerase family protein, translating into MLAIAVKEQQYKTYILSDLSSQSELEVVPERGGIITRWRIQGQEILYLDAERFADPNLSVRGGIPILFPICGNLPDNTYTHKEKQYTLKQHGFARDLPWEVANQVTQDQVSITLVLESDDVTRKVYPFDFKLSFTYQIRGNTLQIRQCYTNLSDEQMSFSTGLHPYFYTFDKTQLQFRIPATEYQDQRNKTIHPFTGSFDFDTDEIDVAFRDVRSPFASVTDTSRNLRLSLSYDEAYSTLVFWTVKGKDYYCLEPWSAPRNALNTGENLIHVEPEATFETLVSLTASFF
- a CDS encoding DUF6679 family protein, with product MLHRKIYQLCCDGREVCVFLRDQQRWIERARIIDIEGDLVTLRYETEEDDEISSWEEMVRLESIGAVSQKLASVPRGNVEPLVSDDCPEAEQIRNHYPDSNLD